A portion of the Glycine max cultivar Williams 82 chromosome 10, Glycine_max_v4.0, whole genome shotgun sequence genome contains these proteins:
- the RNF12 gene encoding RING-H2 finger protein produces MTSASELFHTRRHRLGRNALDLGLDTELHAADSLRQLRLRHYYLRRHHPERASDRIDGRYRRSFVSESVDSEENVRSSLRGSSSERLPVGVVLARARLLQRLRGEPLSTNRQYDRDSFGEDPESESSNEDPSGASLVTELTSQMARSQFLQELSTKPPGLTQEALDCLHQEVFSSNASEIGLDSRVLQDCSICLESFTDGDELIRLPCGHKFHSVCLDPWIRCCGDCPYCRRCIVVNTHSSLNEDE; encoded by the exons ATGACGAGCGCTTCGGAGCTATTCCACACCAGAAGGCATCGATTGGGACGAAATGCTCTCGATCTAGGGCTCGACACCGAACTCCACGCCGCCGATTCTCTCCGCCAACTCCGCCTTCGTCACTACTACCTCCGCCGCCACCACCCG GAGCGTGCATCTGATAGAATTGATGGGAGGTATCGGCGGTCTTTCGTAAGTGAGAGCGTGGATTCTGAAGAAAACGTGAGAAGTAGTCTTAGAGGGAGTAGCAGCGAGAGACTACCCGTAGGTGTGGTTCTTGCACGGGCAAGACTCCTTCAGAGGTTGAGAGGGGAACCTCTATCCACAAACAG GCAATATGATAGAGATTCATTTGGTGAGGATCCAGAAAGTGAATCATCAAACGAAGATCCAAGCGGGGCATCTCTAGTTACTGAGTTGACTTCTCAAATGGCAAGGTCCCAGTTCTTGCAAGAACTAAGCACAAAGCCACCTGGCCTTACTCAAGAGGCCTTGGACTGTTTGCATCAGGAAGTTTTTAGCAGCAATGCCAGTGAGATAGGGTTGGATTCCAGGGTACTGCAGGACTGCAGTATATGTTTGGAGTCTTTCACAGACGGAGATGAGCTGATACGTTTGCCATGTGGACATAAGTTTCACTCTGTTTGCTTGGATCCTTGGATTCGCTGCTGTGGAGACTGTCCATACTGTCGAAGATGTATAGTTGTAAATACTCACTCATCATTAAACGAGGACGAGTAA